A window from Chryseobacterium vaccae encodes these proteins:
- a CDS encoding DUF3127 domain-containing protein: MELQGTVKKLFDAQTFASGFQKREMVILTQEQYPQPINIEFLSDKISLLDNLKEGENVKVGINIRGREWVSPQGETKYFNSITGWRVEKVFDNASEPTQAAPSQSASPVSNENPFAGDDDDDLPF, from the coding sequence ATGGAATTACAAGGAACGGTAAAGAAACTTTTTGATGCTCAGACTTTTGCGAGCGGTTTCCAAAAGAGAGAAATGGTTATTTTAACCCAAGAACAGTATCCACAGCCGATAAACATAGAATTTTTATCTGATAAGATCAGTTTATTAGATAACCTTAAAGAAGGTGAGAACGTAAAAGTAGGAATCAACATCAGAGGAAGAGAATGGGTTTCTCCACAGGGTGAAACGAAATACTTCAACTCTATTACAGGATGGAGAGTAGAAAAAGTATTCGATAATGCTTCAGAACCTACTCAGGCTGCTCCGTCTCAATCTGCTTCTCCGGTTTCCAACGAAAACCCTTTCGCTGGTGACGATGATGACGATTTGCCATTTTAA
- the aat gene encoding leucyl/phenylalanyl-tRNA--protein transferase, with the protein MFRLDENEISFPDPEVYDGHEGLIAIGGDLSIERIWFAYQLGIFPWYNPEEEILWWCPDPRFVLFPHEIKVSKSMRKILNRNVFTFSENQNFREVIRNCQQATRKEQTGTWLSDEMMESFIKLHEYGLAKSIEVWQDHELVGGFYGLQIGNVFCGESMFAKVSNASKAGFIHFVESHKETLDLIDCQSHTEHLESLGAVMIPKKEFLKILHENNERG; encoded by the coding sequence ATGTTCCGACTAGACGAAAACGAAATTTCTTTTCCCGACCCCGAAGTTTACGATGGTCATGAAGGGTTAATTGCTATTGGCGGCGATCTGTCCATAGAGCGTATATGGTTTGCCTACCAGCTGGGTATTTTTCCCTGGTATAATCCCGAAGAGGAAATACTATGGTGGTGCCCTGATCCCAGATTTGTACTGTTTCCTCATGAAATAAAAGTATCGAAGTCGATGCGGAAAATACTGAACCGGAATGTTTTTACCTTTTCAGAAAATCAGAATTTCAGAGAGGTTATCAGAAACTGCCAGCAAGCCACCAGAAAAGAGCAGACCGGAACCTGGCTTTCTGATGAAATGATGGAATCTTTTATTAAACTGCATGAATACGGCCTTGCCAAGAGCATCGAAGTATGGCAGGATCATGAACTGGTTGGCGGGTTTTACGGGCTTCAGATTGGGAATGTATTCTGCGGAGAAAGTATGTTTGCCAAGGTAAGCAATGCCTCAAAAGCAGGCTTCATTCACTTTGTAGAAAGCCATAAAGAAACCCTTGATCTTATTGACTGCCAGTCGCATACCGAACATCTGGAAAGTTTAGGTGCTGTAATGATTCCTAAAAAAGAATTTTTAAAAATTTTACACGAAAACAATGAACGCGGATAA
- a CDS encoding DMT family transporter, whose protein sequence is MNADKEKWVLLVVLSIIWGSSFILIKKSLEHFNPYQVGALRVLIAGIILMPIAISKYKLFPKKHLKWLILAAFTGNFIPMFLFPIAETEVSSSIAGIINSMMPIFVIIVGALVWKFETTKQQIIGTLISFTGGCLLAFGGGDGEDGKFKLIPILLLLLATLCYAMSTTTVKSKLMEVSSTILSAFVFSFVLFFPSVIALTFTGFFSTFSFTKDNMLGLMFVSLLSIFGTGLAMMMNYRLLKVSTPLFASTVTLLMPIVAIAWGFLDGDRLSLMQFIGAGIIIAGLIFLRAKPKK, encoded by the coding sequence ATGAACGCGGATAAAGAAAAATGGGTCCTTCTGGTAGTATTAAGCATTATCTGGGGATCATCGTTTATTTTAATTAAAAAGTCTCTGGAACATTTCAATCCGTACCAGGTAGGAGCGCTCAGAGTACTTATTGCGGGAATTATTCTGATGCCGATTGCGATTTCAAAATATAAACTTTTTCCTAAAAAGCATCTGAAATGGCTTATTCTGGCTGCATTTACCGGAAATTTCATCCCTATGTTCCTGTTCCCGATCGCAGAAACGGAGGTAAGCAGCAGTATTGCTGGGATCATCAATTCCATGATGCCGATCTTCGTCATTATTGTAGGAGCATTGGTCTGGAAGTTTGAAACCACCAAACAGCAGATTATTGGGACACTAATTAGCTTTACAGGGGGGTGTTTACTTGCTTTTGGAGGGGGAGATGGTGAGGATGGAAAATTTAAACTTATTCCGATACTCCTTCTATTATTGGCCACTTTGTGCTATGCAATGAGTACAACTACGGTAAAATCTAAACTGATGGAGGTTTCCTCCACCATATTATCAGCTTTTGTATTTTCGTTTGTTTTATTTTTTCCTTCTGTGATTGCCTTAACGTTTACTGGCTTCTTTTCTACGTTTAGCTTTACTAAAGACAATATGCTTGGACTGATGTTTGTAAGCCTTCTGTCCATCTTCGGAACCGGACTGGCCATGATGATGAATTACAGACTGCTAAAAGTATCCACACCTCTTTTTGCCTCAACCGTAACCCTGTTGATGCCTATTGTAGCCATTGCCTGGGGTTTTCTGGACGGTGACAGGTTATCTTTAATGCAATTTATAGGAGCTGGGATCATCATTGCAGGACTGATCTTTTTAAGGGCAAAACCTAAGAAATAA
- a CDS encoding tetratricopeptide repeat protein, whose protein sequence is MEEYFGNELVKKFEEMMENNDEFYFDTEELEDIIVYYLELGDFNYADNAVNYGLKLHPNSLDIKIKRLEILLEWEDYNTAKDLIDELKGSSMENTDFMVCYAKYYSNLGNPRKSIEICKKALELKEEENFLHNFIADEYVNLGDPFNALKHYRKALKEDPTDEYSLENCMICFSDLNKSEEAIAFLNEYLDEFSYSEIAWFEYGQFYFNRKNYDEAIKGYDYLLAINSNSVGVYANKAACYEALGQYDKAVEVYEEMLELEYTKAFTFYKIGLCYKAQKQPILALNAFQKSLREDPQFYLAMMEQSYLYEEMGGMSEALHFAKEATMLNENNLDYQKRLAFLFIDSGKFEESLYCLKKLVDAEPSRFYNWYAYSEVLMLLGEYEEAVTLLNRAVKAHDRAELYYQLSNCYLNLRDQEKGAESLQKALSLDSSLVQDMQKKYPFIKDEVKKARTKLKKKNS, encoded by the coding sequence TTGGAAGAGTATTTTGGAAATGAACTGGTAAAAAAGTTCGAGGAAATGATGGAAAATAATGATGAATTCTACTTCGATACTGAGGAGTTGGAAGATATTATTGTTTATTACCTGGAGCTGGGAGATTTTAACTACGCAGACAATGCTGTTAACTATGGCCTTAAGCTTCATCCCAATTCATTAGATATCAAGATCAAAAGACTTGAAATTCTTCTGGAATGGGAAGACTATAATACGGCAAAAGATCTTATTGACGAGCTGAAAGGCTCATCAATGGAAAACACAGACTTCATGGTCTGTTATGCCAAGTATTATTCGAACCTGGGAAATCCCAGAAAATCCATTGAAATCTGTAAAAAAGCTTTAGAACTGAAAGAAGAAGAAAACTTCCTTCATAACTTTATTGCAGATGAATATGTGAACTTAGGAGATCCCTTTAACGCTCTTAAGCATTACAGAAAAGCACTGAAAGAAGATCCTACGGATGAATATTCGCTGGAAAACTGTATGATCTGCTTCAGCGACCTGAATAAGAGCGAGGAGGCTATTGCCTTTCTTAATGAATATTTAGATGAATTTTCCTATTCTGAAATCGCATGGTTTGAATATGGACAGTTCTATTTTAACCGTAAGAATTATGATGAAGCTATAAAAGGATATGATTATCTGCTGGCCATCAATTCAAATTCTGTAGGAGTATATGCTAATAAAGCAGCCTGTTATGAGGCTTTGGGACAATATGACAAAGCTGTGGAGGTCTATGAGGAAATGCTTGAGTTGGAATACACCAAGGCTTTCACCTTCTACAAAATAGGATTGTGCTATAAAGCGCAGAAACAGCCTATATTAGCGCTTAACGCATTTCAGAAATCGTTGAGGGAAGATCCCCAGTTCTATCTTGCCATGATGGAGCAATCTTACCTTTACGAGGAAATGGGCGGAATGTCAGAGGCCCTTCACTTTGCTAAGGAAGCCACCATGCTAAATGAAAACAATCTTGACTATCAGAAAAGACTGGCTTTCCTGTTCATCGATTCAGGAAAATTTGAAGAAAGTCTTTATTGTCTTAAAAAGCTGGTAGACGCAGAACCATCGAGGTTTTATAACTGGTATGCCTATTCAGAAGTACTGATGCTTTTAGGGGAATATGAAGAAGCGGTAACCCTTTTGAACAGAGCTGTAAAGGCACATGACAGAGCAGAATTATATTATCAGCTAAGTAACTGTTACCTAAATCTTAGAGATCAGGAAAAAGGAGCTGAATCTCTTCAGAAAGCCTTAAGTCTTGATTCATCTCTTGTACAGGATATGCAGAAAAAATATCCTTTCATCAAAGATGAGGTGAAGAAAGCAAGAACAAAGCTGAAAAAGAAAAATTCATAA
- a CDS encoding quinone oxidoreductase family protein yields MKAAVVFEKESIPQYADFPDPEITEKGIPVMVKAASIKNLDRAIAGGNHYSVSSEAHQPRIIGTDGAGYLENGQKVYFFSKKGTVAEKAMADRNLIVQIPERLDFVTASALPNAVMGSAMGLKFKAGMKPGDTVLINGATGVTGKIALQIAKLYGAGKIIVTGRNQESLQSLLSLGADETVSLKIQDEDFKKRIQEIHSETPVDIVLDYIWGHSVEMILAAMKGNGTFSRTTKLVSVGGMSGDTLQLSSQILRGTDIQISGSGLGSWTPEESKLLFSEIIPEMFQAAADGKIKIYTETAEIKDIETVWNKEIPGGKRLVIII; encoded by the coding sequence ATGAAAGCAGCAGTTGTATTTGAAAAAGAAAGTATTCCTCAATATGCCGATTTTCCGGATCCGGAAATAACAGAGAAAGGGATTCCGGTAATGGTAAAAGCGGCATCTATTAAAAACCTTGACCGTGCCATAGCCGGAGGAAATCATTATTCTGTAAGCAGTGAAGCCCACCAGCCAAGAATTATAGGAACAGATGGCGCCGGATACCTGGAAAATGGGCAGAAAGTATATTTTTTCAGCAAGAAAGGAACCGTAGCAGAAAAAGCGATGGCAGATCGTAATCTTATCGTTCAGATTCCTGAAAGATTAGATTTTGTTACAGCATCCGCACTTCCTAATGCCGTGATGGGCTCAGCAATGGGGTTGAAATTTAAAGCCGGAATGAAGCCGGGAGATACCGTTTTAATCAACGGAGCAACCGGAGTAACCGGGAAAATTGCTCTTCAGATTGCAAAACTGTACGGTGCCGGGAAAATTATTGTGACCGGAAGAAACCAAGAATCATTACAATCTCTGCTCAGTCTGGGTGCAGATGAAACGGTTTCTTTAAAAATACAGGACGAAGATTTCAAAAAAAGAATACAGGAAATTCACAGCGAAACTCCGGTTGATATTGTTTTAGATTACATCTGGGGGCATTCTGTGGAAATGATCCTTGCAGCCATGAAAGGAAACGGAACCTTCTCCCGTACAACAAAACTGGTTTCTGTAGGCGGCATGAGCGGTGATACCCTTCAGTTATCTTCACAGATTCTGAGAGGAACAGATATTCAGATCTCCGGATCAGGGCTGGGAAGCTGGACTCCTGAGGAATCAAAACTTTTGTTCTCAGAAATTATCCCGGAAATGTTTCAGGCAGCAGCAGACGGAAAAATTAAAATATATACTGAAACCGCAGAGATAAAAGACATAGAAACGGTCTGGAATAAAGAAATTCCGGGTGGAAAAAGGCTGGTTATTATCATTTAA
- a CDS encoding Crp/Fnr family transcriptional regulator, which yields MFEHIQDRFPFPKEKWRKFHRCFQRMEVPAKTLLLQEGEISEYAYYIEKGVVRAWYNNDGKDVTFQFFMENTMFSSLESFRKGLPSMVSFETIEPCILWKISKSDAEAVLEEVYEDKELRNMFMDSLFERVFDYMKHFFSFIKDTPKQRYISLAKERPEIIRRIPQHYIASYLGITTVHLSRIKSAILKEK from the coding sequence ATGTTTGAGCATATTCAGGACCGTTTTCCTTTTCCCAAAGAAAAATGGCGGAAATTTCACCGTTGTTTCCAACGTATGGAAGTTCCGGCCAAAACCCTGCTTCTACAGGAAGGAGAAATATCAGAATATGCCTACTATATAGAAAAAGGAGTGGTAAGAGCCTGGTATAATAATGACGGAAAAGATGTTACCTTCCAGTTTTTCATGGAAAATACCATGTTTTCTTCTCTGGAAAGCTTTAGGAAAGGGCTTCCGAGTATGGTTTCTTTTGAGACGATAGAGCCCTGTATTTTGTGGAAGATCAGTAAATCTGATGCAGAGGCTGTCCTGGAAGAAGTATATGAAGACAAAGAACTCAGGAATATGTTCATGGATTCCCTGTTTGAAAGGGTATTCGATTATATGAAACACTTTTTCTCCTTCATTAAAGATACCCCGAAACAGAGGTACATCAGTCTGGCCAAAGAACGCCCCGAAATCATCCGGAGAATTCCCCAGCATTATATTGCATCCTACTTAGGGATTACCACAGTACACCTGAGCAGGATAAAAAGTGCGATTCTGAAAGAAAAGTAG
- the glmM gene encoding phosphoglucosamine mutase, whose protein sequence is MSLIKSISGIRGTIGGKVNDNLTPLDVVKFASAFGTWLQNNKNKKDLTLIIGRDARISGQMVSSLVTATLQGLGINVVDLGLSTTPTVEIMVPELKADGGIILTASHNPKQWNALKLLNDKGEFISGENGAEVLALAENEDFNYAEVDDLGKYETRDDAFDIHIQQILDLPMVDAEAIKAKNFKVVLDAVNSTGGIAIPMLLDKLGCETIKLYCEPTGHFPHNPEPLKEHLGDICDLVKKENADLGVVVDPDVDRLALIDEKGEMFGEEYTLVAVADYLLKHKKGAAISNLSSSRALRDVAETHDSEYFASAVGEVNVVTLMKEKNAVIGGEGNGGIIYPELHYGRDSLVGVALFLTHLAKENKIVSELRAGYPSYFMGKKKIELTPEINVDEILSKMEKEYENEEVSTVDGVKIDFENNWVHLRKSNTEPIIRIYTEAKSQEEADQLGDAIIAKIKSLI, encoded by the coding sequence ATGTCATTAATAAAATCTATTTCAGGAATCAGAGGAACGATTGGCGGAAAAGTGAATGATAACCTGACTCCTTTGGATGTCGTAAAATTCGCTTCTGCATTCGGAACATGGCTTCAGAATAATAAAAATAAAAAAGATTTAACCCTTATCATCGGGAGAGATGCCAGAATTTCAGGGCAGATGGTCTCTTCTCTGGTTACCGCTACGTTACAGGGATTAGGAATCAATGTGGTGGATCTTGGTCTTTCCACAACCCCTACCGTAGAAATAATGGTTCCGGAACTGAAAGCAGACGGAGGAATTATTCTTACTGCTTCCCACAATCCGAAACAATGGAATGCCCTTAAGCTTTTAAACGATAAAGGAGAATTCATCAGTGGTGAAAACGGAGCAGAAGTTCTTGCTTTGGCAGAAAATGAAGATTTCAACTATGCTGAAGTAGATGATCTTGGGAAATACGAAACCAGAGACGACGCTTTCGATATTCATATCCAACAGATCCTTGACCTTCCAATGGTAGATGCAGAAGCCATTAAAGCGAAAAATTTTAAAGTGGTTCTGGATGCTGTAAACTCTACAGGAGGAATTGCCATTCCGATGTTATTGGATAAATTAGGCTGCGAAACCATCAAACTATACTGCGAGCCGACAGGACATTTCCCACACAATCCTGAACCTTTGAAAGAGCATTTGGGAGATATCTGCGACCTGGTTAAAAAAGAAAATGCAGACCTTGGAGTCGTAGTAGATCCGGATGTAGACCGATTAGCACTGATTGATGAAAAAGGAGAAATGTTCGGAGAAGAATATACCCTGGTTGCCGTTGCTGACTACTTGTTGAAACATAAAAAAGGAGCTGCAATCTCCAACCTTTCTTCAAGCCGCGCGCTGAGGGATGTTGCGGAAACCCACGATTCAGAATATTTTGCAAGTGCCGTAGGAGAAGTGAATGTTGTGACTTTAATGAAAGAGAAAAATGCAGTAATAGGCGGCGAAGGAAACGGAGGTATTATTTACCCTGAGCTTCATTACGGCAGAGATTCTTTGGTAGGAGTAGCCTTATTTTTAACCCATCTGGCAAAAGAAAATAAAATTGTTTCGGAATTAAGAGCTGGGTATCCAAGCTATTTCATGGGCAAAAAGAAGATCGAACTTACTCCGGAAATCAATGTAGATGAGATCCTTTCCAAAATGGAAAAGGAATATGAAAATGAAGAAGTTTCTACAGTAGACGGGGTAAAAATAGACTTTGAAAACAACTGGGTTCACCTTAGAAAATCAAATACAGAGCCTATTATCAGGATTTATACAGAAGCAAAATCCCAGGAAGAAGCAGATCAGCTGGGAGATGCTATCATTGCAAAAATTAAAAGTTTAATCTAA
- a CDS encoding DUF4421 family protein → MNLKAVTALLFSFAVTWANAQTDTTTIKSYADQVMVRVNFDTNIEKYIFTEGPEEQAKETSLSINNKTRASLSLDYRIISATLSFAPNFLPGNSDDDVKGRSSYTDIRFRFFPKKFIQTVYYKNVKGFYIDNMKDLYPGWQEGRDPYLKFPDLRVQSFGGSTAYVLKNDFSLKSTYTQGEWQSVSRGSWVPIVDYDLSIFRDVIDGQKSKEYQYNIGASMGYFYNWIISKKVNVSPHVSFGLGGMFSNSRSYERDGTFTKENTQYMTVRFSTGLHIGYNTDRFLFGGKFNINAQAYEEKENQTVQSNSMYGLLYIGYRFAPPRAVKNTYDAVQKKIPVL, encoded by the coding sequence TTGAACTTAAAAGCAGTAACTGCACTTCTGTTTTCTTTCGCAGTAACATGGGCTAATGCCCAGACCGATACTACCACTATTAAATCTTATGCGGATCAGGTGATGGTTCGCGTGAACTTTGATACCAATATTGAGAAGTATATCTTTACGGAAGGACCGGAGGAGCAGGCAAAAGAAACCTCTCTTTCAATCAATAACAAAACCAGAGCTTCTCTATCTCTGGATTACAGGATCATAAGTGCCACCCTTTCATTTGCGCCCAACTTTCTTCCCGGAAACAGCGATGATGATGTGAAAGGAAGAAGTTCCTATACCGATATCAGGTTCAGATTCTTCCCGAAAAAATTCATTCAGACCGTTTACTATAAAAATGTAAAAGGATTCTATATAGACAATATGAAAGACCTGTATCCTGGATGGCAGGAAGGAAGAGATCCGTATCTTAAATTCCCTGATCTGAGAGTGCAGAGCTTCGGAGGATCTACAGCCTATGTTCTCAAGAACGATTTTTCCCTGAAAAGTACCTATACGCAAGGGGAATGGCAGAGTGTAAGCCGGGGAAGCTGGGTACCGATTGTAGATTACGACCTGTCCATTTTCAGAGATGTGATAGATGGGCAGAAATCTAAAGAATACCAATATAACATTGGGGCGAGCATGGGCTACTTTTATAACTGGATAATCAGTAAAAAAGTAAACGTTTCCCCACACGTTTCATTCGGTCTTGGCGGGATGTTTTCCAACAGCCGCAGCTATGAGAGAGACGGAACCTTTACAAAGGAAAATACCCAATATATGACCGTTAGATTTTCAACAGGATTACATATTGGCTATAATACGGACCGATTTTTGTTTGGGGGTAAATTCAATATCAATGCACAGGCTTATGAAGAAAAAGAAAACCAGACTGTACAGAGTAATTCCATGTATGGACTTTTATACATCGGTTACCGTTTTGCACCGCCAAGAGCCGTAAAAAACACTTATGATGCCGTGCAGAAAAAGATCCCGGTTTTATAA
- the feoB gene encoding ferrous iron transport protein B: MQANKKKQVLLVGNPNVGKSTVFNALCNKKQKTGNYAGVTVASHSGNYTYKNEEVEVVDLPGSYSIYPSSEDEAIFSKFLIDEQENYAGVIYILEALSLKRGLLLFQQIQDLGVPIILVVNQIDQAERRGITIDIQKFSEALGCKIIQTNAKEQLGIEEIKEAVLTNDFAKTAKTSFETPAEHKDFIQKIAAHKGFDNEYKAWISLSSGSDLGKIESVKDLMNESEAKSMVPKRLQVQETVRRYQIVDKILANVISKKPQFKELLTEKLDKILVHKFWGYVVFLGILLVIFQSVFFLAEYPMTWIEDLFSWLSAFTGEHLPEGPINSLVSSGIIPGIGGIVVFAPQIGILLYFLYLLEDSGYMARVVFLMDRLLRPFGLNGKSIVPLVSGTACAIPAVISTRNIENVKERLLTILVTPFMTCSARLPVYSIIIGLIISDNSFLGIKYKALVLMGMYLLGFLVALFSAAILNRFIKNKGKTYLVMDLPAYKKPLFGYDLKMVLGKVWDFITGAGKIIFIVSIIIWFLSYFGPKQKPDEMVAANVELDHSYLARMGKSIEPLIEPLGYDWKMGVGILTSFVAREVFVGTMSTLYSLEEDAPEVKVIDKMRRDVKPNGEKVFSFATGVSVLLFYAFAMQCVSTLAAVYRETKSWKWTGFQVAMMTGLAYFVSMIVYQILK; the protein is encoded by the coding sequence ATGCAGGCAAACAAGAAAAAACAGGTACTTTTAGTAGGAAACCCCAATGTAGGAAAGTCTACGGTTTTCAATGCACTCTGTAACAAAAAGCAAAAAACCGGAAATTATGCAGGAGTCACCGTTGCTAGTCATTCCGGGAATTACACCTATAAGAACGAAGAGGTTGAGGTAGTGGATCTGCCGGGCTCGTACAGTATTTATCCAAGTTCCGAAGACGAAGCTATTTTTTCCAAATTTTTGATAGATGAGCAGGAAAATTATGCCGGCGTCATTTACATCCTTGAAGCATTAAGCCTAAAAAGAGGATTGCTTTTATTCCAGCAGATTCAGGACTTGGGTGTTCCTATAATCCTTGTGGTCAATCAGATTGATCAGGCAGAAAGAAGAGGAATTACCATTGATATTCAGAAATTTTCAGAGGCTTTAGGATGTAAAATCATTCAGACCAATGCTAAAGAACAGCTGGGAATAGAGGAAATCAAAGAAGCGGTTTTGACAAACGATTTTGCCAAAACAGCAAAAACCTCTTTTGAAACTCCGGCCGAACATAAAGATTTTATTCAGAAAATTGCAGCTCACAAAGGGTTTGACAATGAATATAAAGCCTGGATAAGTCTGTCCTCAGGATCCGATCTGGGAAAGATAGAATCTGTAAAGGATCTGATGAACGAGTCGGAAGCTAAAAGTATGGTTCCTAAAAGACTACAGGTTCAGGAAACCGTAAGAAGATACCAGATTGTTGATAAGATTCTTGCAAATGTAATTTCTAAAAAACCGCAATTCAAAGAGCTGCTGACAGAAAAACTAGATAAAATACTGGTTCATAAATTTTGGGGCTATGTCGTTTTCCTTGGAATTCTTTTGGTTATTTTCCAGAGTGTATTCTTCCTGGCTGAATATCCAATGACCTGGATTGAGGATTTATTCTCATGGCTTTCCGCCTTCACGGGAGAACACCTTCCGGAAGGACCCATCAATTCACTTGTCTCCAGCGGAATTATTCCTGGAATTGGCGGAATTGTTGTTTTTGCCCCGCAGATCGGGATTTTATTATATTTTCTCTACCTGTTGGAAGATTCAGGATATATGGCCAGAGTGGTATTCCTTATGGACCGCCTTTTGCGCCCCTTCGGACTAAACGGGAAGAGTATTGTACCATTGGTTTCGGGAACAGCCTGCGCTATTCCTGCAGTTATTTCTACAAGAAATATCGAAAACGTGAAAGAAAGACTGCTTACCATCCTGGTAACTCCTTTTATGACGTGTTCCGCGAGACTTCCGGTATATAGTATCATCATTGGGCTGATTATCTCAGATAATTCTTTTCTGGGAATCAAATATAAAGCCCTTGTACTGATGGGAATGTACCTTTTAGGCTTCCTTGTGGCATTATTTTCTGCAGCAATTCTTAACCGGTTTATTAAAAATAAAGGTAAAACCTATCTTGTAATGGATCTTCCCGCCTATAAAAAACCACTTTTCGGATATGATCTTAAAATGGTCCTGGGAAAAGTATGGGACTTCATTACAGGAGCAGGAAAGATCATTTTCATTGTTAGTATCATTATCTGGTTCCTGAGTTATTTCGGTCCGAAACAAAAGCCTGATGAGATGGTTGCAGCAAACGTTGAGCTGGATCACTCCTACCTGGCAAGAATGGGGAAAAGCATTGAGCCTCTTATTGAGCCTCTGGGCTACGACTGGAAAATGGGCGTAGGAATTCTGACAAGCTTTGTAGCAAGAGAAGTATTCGTAGGAACGATGTCTACATTGTACAGTCTGGAAGAAGACGCTCCTGAAGTGAAAGTGATTGATAAAATGAGAAGAGACGTAAAACCAAACGGTGAGAAAGTTTTCAGCTTTGCCACAGGCGTTTCTGTACTCTTATTTTATGCATTTGCAATGCAGTGTGTTTCTACACTTGCAGCGGTCTACAGAGAAACCAAAAGCTGGAAATGGACTGGCTTTCAGGTGGCGATGATGACAGGTTTGGCATATTTTGTATCAATGATAGTATATCAGATTTTAAAATAA
- a CDS encoding FeoA family protein: MKEKDLHKLSGFPKNKKGKILGYDNDHLKMPNKIIEMGLLPETVFRILYQAPFNGPMYVEFGEEKSRIALREEEGEYIIVEELN; encoded by the coding sequence TTGAAAGAGAAGGATTTACATAAATTAAGCGGATTCCCCAAAAATAAAAAAGGGAAGATATTGGGTTATGATAATGATCACCTAAAAATGCCCAACAAGATCATTGAAATGGGACTTCTACCGGAAACCGTTTTCAGGATATTGTATCAGGCTCCGTTTAATGGTCCCATGTATGTGGAATTTGGAGAAGAAAAAAGCCGTATCGCCCTTCGTGAAGAAGAAGGAGAGTATATCATTGTTGAAGAATTGAATTAA
- a CDS encoding GLPGLI family protein yields MKKLFSVFLIALFAFAGAQESKETANRFFYELTFKPKKDSAKLDKVITVLDITDKNRSVYQDYTIIAQDSIMKVEFEAMQKAGMMKDISKSIKTPKISARVYKFYPGMKIQYTDKIANGFIPSNIGYNEDLKFNWKILNDKQKIGEYNAQKATTEFGGRKWTAWFSTDIPFQDGPYKFWGLPGLIVKIEDDQKNYSWVLQGNKKVKDYTEFSYIETFAQATGGKVRELTREKFEKTFNDFKKDPFATVRPMMTQEMLSKTIPGMDGTLGDMMKKQEKQYKDFYNANDNPIEPPYTKLSVGNVEKVEK; encoded by the coding sequence ATGAAAAAGCTATTTTCTGTATTCTTAATTGCTCTTTTTGCTTTTGCAGGAGCTCAGGAATCTAAAGAAACGGCCAACAGGTTCTTTTATGAACTGACTTTTAAGCCTAAAAAAGATTCTGCAAAGCTGGATAAGGTGATTACCGTACTGGATATTACAGATAAAAACAGATCTGTTTATCAGGACTACACCATCATAGCACAGGATTCTATTATGAAGGTAGAGTTTGAAGCCATGCAGAAGGCCGGAATGATGAAAGACATTTCAAAGTCAATCAAGACACCAAAAATTTCAGCAAGGGTATATAAATTTTATCCGGGAATGAAAATTCAGTACACAGATAAAATAGCCAATGGGTTTATTCCTAGCAATATAGGGTATAATGAAGATCTGAAGTTTAACTGGAAGATTCTTAACGATAAGCAAAAAATAGGAGAATATAATGCCCAGAAAGCAACCACCGAATTTGGAGGAAGAAAATGGACAGCATGGTTCAGTACAGATATTCCTTTTCAGGACGGACCTTACAAGTTCTGGGGACTTCCGGGGCTTATTGTAAAGATAGAAGATGATCAGAAAAATTATTCATGGGTACTGCAGGGAAATAAAAAAGTAAAAGATTATACAGAGTTTTCATATATCGAAACTTTTGCCCAGGCTACAGGAGGAAAAGTAAGAGAGTTAACAAGAGAGAAATTTGAGAAGACATTTAACGATTTCAAAAAAGATCCTTTTGCAACAGTACGCCCAATGATGACACAGGAAATGCTTTCCAAAACAATTCCCGGTATGGACGGAACACTTGGAGACATGATGAAAAAACAGGAAAAACAATACAAAGACTTTTACAATGCCAATGATAACCCTATCGAGCCGCCATACACAAAGTTAAGTGTAGGGAATGTTGAAAAGGTAGAAAAGTAG